The segment CCCCGATCGACCACCACCTCGGTGGGCTGCCCGAGGGTGGGCGCGAGTGCGGGGCCGAGGCTCTCCCAGTCGCCCACCGGCGAGCCGTTGATCGACACCACCCGGTCGCCCGGCCGGATCCCGCCGGCCGCGGCGGCCGACCCGTCCAGCACCCCGTCGACCACCCACGCCCCGCTGTTGCGCTCCCCGAACCCGGCGAACACCACGAAGATCAGCACCAGGGCGATGGCGAAGTTGGCGAACGGGCCGGCCAGCACCGTCGCCAACCGGCGGGGGTAGGACATCGCCCGGTAGGTGTGGCTCTCGTCGACATCGTCGATCTGTTCCAGGTTGCTCATGCCGATGATGCGCACGTACGCGCCCGCGGGTAGCAGCTTCACGCCGTACTCGGTCTCACCCCGGCGGAACGACCAGATCTTGGGCCCGAAACCGATGAAGAACTCGGTGACCTTCATGCCCGAGCGCTTCGCCACCAGGAAGTGACCCAGCTCGTGCAGGAAGATCGAAACGACGATCGCCAGGATCATCGCCACCACGCCCCAACCGGTCAGGTAGCCGACGAGCCCCACGAACAGGCTGATCAGCAGTGGCCGCAGCCAGCCGCCCCTGGGTCCCGCCGGGGAGGGGGTGAGTGGTCGGCCGCTCGGGGCGGCATCGCCGCCGGTGGTCACGGGTTGCTCGAGGGTCTCGCTCACGTTGGCTCCGAGGTCCGGGGCGACGCGGGGCCGGGAAGGCTCCTGCCGATCAGGTTACGGGCGACCTGGCGGGCTCGGCGGTCGGCCTCCACCACGTCGTCGACGGAGCCCGCCCGAGCTCCGTCGTGGCGGTCGAGAGTCGACTCGAGCAACCCGGGGATGTCGATCCACCGGAGCCGGCGGTCCAGGAAGGCCTCCACCGCCACCTCGTTGGCCGCGTTGAGCCACGCCGGTGCGGTCCCGCCGGCCCGCGCCGCCTCGTAGGCCAGGCGTAGGCACGGGAACGCGTCGAGATCGGGGGGCTCGAACTCGAGGCGGGTGACGCGGCGCCAGTCGAGCCGGCCGAACGGGGTGACGATCCGGTCCGGGTAGGCCAGGGCGTACCCGATCGGCAGACGCATGTCCGGCGAGGAGAGCTGGGCGATCGTGGTGGCGTCGGTGAACTCGACCATCGAGTGCACGATCGACTGGGGGTGCACCACCACCTCGATCTCCTCCAGCGAGACACGCGCACCCAGGGGACCGGCCGGCGTGCCGAACAGCTCGTAGGCCTCGATGACCTCTAGGCCCTTGTTCATGAGGGTGGACGAGTCGACCGTGATCTTCGGGCCCATGTTCCAGGTCGGGTGTGCGAGGGCGTCCTCGACGGTGACCGACGCCAACTCCTCCCGACGACGACCACGGAACGGCCCGCCGCTGGCGGTGAGCACCAGGCGCGCCACCCGAGCGACGTTGTCGTTGGCTCGCAGGCACTGGTGGATCGCGCCGTGCTCGCTGTCGACCGGCACCAGTTCCGCGCCGGGTGTCCGGCGGGCCTGCTGCACGACCGGGCCTGCCGCGATCAGGGACTCCTTGTTGGCGAGCGCCAGTCGGCGACCGGCTTCGAGGGCGGCCAGTGTGACGGGCAGACCAGCGAAACCCACCACGCCGTTGACGATCACGTCGGCCTCGCCAGCCAGGCTGGCGAGGGCATCCGGCCCGGCGCGCACGTCGCAGGCGGGCAGGCGTTCGGCGAGATCGGCCGCGACCGAGGGGTCCGCGACCGCCACCACCTTGGGCCGGAAGGCGAGGGCCTGCTCGACCAGGAGATTGGGCCGGGACCCGCTCGCCCCGAGCGCCGTGAGTTCGAAGCGATCCGGCTCGGCCGCCAGCACCTCGAGGGTCTGCGTCCCGACGGAACCGGTGGAGCCGGCCACCGCGACGCGCACCCCAGTCATGGGCTCCAGGCTACCGACCCTCACCTCAAGCGAGCCGAAAGCCCGCGACTGGGATGCTCCCGGCCGAACTGTTCACCCCCACGCGGCTGGAGGCCGCGAATCCCTGAACAGTTCGGGGTTGCCGGCCGAACTGTTCACCAGAACGCGGCGCGAGGCCGCGAATCCCTGAACAGTTCGGGGTTGCCGGCCGAACTGTTCACCAGAACGCGGCGCGAGGCTGCGAGTCCATGAACAGTTCGGGGGGAGGAGGGGTGGTCGGATCAGAGGCCGGGGACGAGGTTGAGAAGCCGGGCCGCGTAGTAAGCGGCCGGCAGCACGAACAGCAAGCCGTCGAAACGGTCGAGGATCCCGCCGTGGCCGGGCAGCACGCTACCCATGTCCTTCAGGCCCAGATCTCGCTTGAACAGTGACTCCGCCAGGTCCCCGATGGGGGCCGCCGCGGCCACGAACAGCCCGAACACCAGCGCTTGGCCGGCCGAGAACGGCCCCGCACCGAACAGCACGGCGAACACGAACACCGCCAGCAGGCAGGCGAGCAACCCCCCGACGAGACCTTCGACCGTCTTGTTCGGACTCACGGTGGTGAGCGGGGTACGGCCGTACTGGCGACCGACGAAGAAGCCGCCGACGTCGTAGAAGACCGCTCCGGCGACCGCCACCAGCAGGATGCTCACCCCTTCCGCGGGGATGTCCAGGATGAGCCCGGAGAACGCGCCGAACATTCCCACGTAGACCACCGCGAGGAGCGTGACCCCGATGTTGGGAACGGGCCTGACCGATCCCCCCACCCCCAGCAGGAACCACAAGATGCTGAACACCAGCGTCAGGAACAGCACCAGCGGCATGGCCGGCTCGCCTCTCCAGTAGACCGCCAGCGGCAACGCGACCACGGCTGCCAAGCCGAGCAGCGTGGCCGGCCGGTACCCGCCACGGCGCAGGGCGCTGAACAGCTCGACCGCAGCGAGCACCACCACCACCTCGACCAGGATCATGGTCGCCGCAGGTCCGAGCTTGAACAGGATCAGCGCCACCACCGCGATCGCCAGCCCTACGAACACCGCCTGGGGAACGTCGCGCCCTGCACCGCCGGCGGAGGAGAGCTCCCCGGTCCGTGCACCTCGCCCGCGCTCGGGGGGACGGCCGGAGACCGGTTTGCGGTTCGAGGTGGGCCGATCCGGCGTGGCGGCCCGGGGTTGGCCGCTCGAGATGCGAATCGGATCATCGGTGGACCCGCGAGGACGATCCGCTGGCATCTCCGGCACCTGCAGATCATCGAAGGTCAGGAACGCCTCGTGCGACTGGCGCTCGCTGGTGTCGAGGGCTCCCACGGAGGTGTCGACCTCCGCCAGCTCGGACACGTGATCGGTCTCGTCCCACGGCTCGTGCTCGTCGCGCCAGCGGGGCGCCGCGGCGCCTGCGGCGAACGACGACCACCGCTCCTGCTCCGTGTCATCGCCGTCGCCGACCACGACCCTGGGCACCTCACCGGTCGCGGGCTCCGTCCAGTGCGGGAGCTCCGTCTCTCCGGTGGCGGGCTCGACCGAGAGCACCGGCTCCTGGCTCCCCTGGGCCACCCGGGGTTCGACCGGGGCCACCCTCGGACGCTCGATCGCCGTGGCATCCGCGCGATCGGCCAGCGGGAATCGCAAGGCGGGGGTGATGTCCGCCGGGGAGGACTCAGGACGGTCCCCGTAGCGGGGCTGGTCCTGACCCTTGCGCCGCACCGCCTCACCGCGCTCGACCGCCTCCGCCGCTTCGTCGGGATCGATGATCCGCACCCCCTCGGCGGGATCCTCGGGCCCGCCGCTCTCCTGGTTGCTGCGGCTGAAGAGCGAATCGGGAGCCATCAGTCCTCCAGCAGCTCGTGTTCCTTGGCCTCGAGTGCCTTGTCGATCTCGGCCTCTTGGGCATGGGTGATCTTGTCGAGCTCCTTCTCGGCCCGAGCCAGCTCGTCGCCGGAGAGCTCGCCGTCCTTCTCGAGGCCTTCCAGCTCGTGACGCGCCGCCCGCCGCAGGTTGCGGATCGCGACCTTGCCCTCCTCGGCCATGTGCTTGACCACCTTGACCAGCTCCTTGCGACGCTCCTGGGTGAGTGGGGGGAAGGTCAGGCGGATGTTCACCCCGTCGTTGCTGGGGGTGAGCCCGAGATCGGAGCTCTGGATGGCCTTCTCGATCGCTCCCATCGCCCCCTTGTCGTAGGGGGTGATGAGCAGCTGGCGAGCTTCGGGGACCTGGAAGCCGGCGAGTTGCTGGAGCGGGACCTCGCTGCCGTAGTAGTCGACGACGATCTTCTCCACCAGCGCGGGCGCGGCTCGACCGGTGCGGATGCTCGCGAACTCGCCGCGTGCGTGCGCGACGGCCTTGCGCATCTTCTCGGTGGTCTCCTGGAGAACCACGTCGGCCATCTCGCTGCTCACGCCGGGCTTCTCCTCTCGTCCGGGACGGTGACTGGTCGGGACTGGTCGGGCTGCGGGCGGCTCGTCGGGCGCCGTCGGCGCCCCCGGCCGAGCCCCGGGCCCGGGTGACGACGGTAGTGCCTCAGTGGACCAGGGTGCCGACCGGGCGCCCCTCGAGGATCGCCCGCACGTTGCCCTCCCCCAGCAGATCGAACATCACGATGGGGAGCTGGTTGTCCATGCACAGGGTGATGGCGGTCGAGTCCATGGCCCGCAACCCCTGGTTGAGCACGTCCAGATAGGTGACCTCGTCGAGGCGCTGCGCGTTTGGATCGAGCTTCGGATCCGCGGTGTAGATGCCGTCGGTGCCCGAATGGGTTCCCTTCAACAGGACCCCCGCCTCGATCTCGACGGCCCGCAGCGCGGCGGTGGTGTCGGTGGTGAAGAACGGGTTCCCCGTGCCGCCTGCGAAGATCACCACCCGGCCTTTCTCCAGGTGGCGGATGGCCCGGCGCCGGATGTAGGGCTCGGCCACCTGAGCCATGTGGATCGCGGACTGGACCCGGGTGGGCTGACCCAGCTGCTCCAGCGTGTCCTGCAGGGCCAGGGCGTTGATGACCGTGGCCAGCATGCCCATGTAATCGGCCTGGGCGCGGTCCATGCCGGCACCGGCGCCGGCCATGCCCCGCCAGATGTTGCCGCCGCCGACCACGATGGCGATCTCCACCCCGAGATCCGCGCGGACCTCGGCCACCTCCCGGGCCACACGCTGGACCACCGCGCCGTCGATGCCGTAGCCGCCCTCGCCGGCGAACGCCTCACCCGAGACCTTCAGCAGGACCCGGGACCAGCGAGGCTCGGCCACGTTCAGCCCCCGATGTAGACCTGTGCGAAGCGGACCAGCTCCGCGTCACCGAGCAGGTCTTCGATGGTCTTCTTCTCGTCCCGCACGAACGGCTGCTCGAGCAGAACCCGCTCCTTGTACCAGGCGTTCAGCCGGCCCTCCACGATCTTGGGCCACGCCTGCTCGGGCTTGCCCTCCGCCTTGGTGATCTCGAGCAGGGCCTGGCGCTCCTTCTCCACCTCGTCGGCGGGCACTTCGTCGCGCCGCAGGTACGGGGGCTTGGAGAACGCGATGTGCACCGCGATGTCGTGCGCCAGCTCCTTGCTACCGCCGCGCAGCTCGACCAGCACCGCGTTCACGCCCCGGCCGTCCTGGATGTGCAGGTACGAGTCGAGGATGTCGCCGGGCGCGGCCTCGAAGCGCACCACCCGGCCGAGCTCGACGTTCTCCTTGGTCGAGAGCTTGAGGTCCTCCAGGTCCGAGGCGCGCTCGGACACCGCGGCCTCGCCCTTGGCGACCACCAGTTCGGCGAGGTCGCCCACCAGGGAGGTGACCCCCTCGCTCTTGGCGGTGAAGTCCGTCTCGCACTTCAGCTCGACGATCGCCCCGACGTCACCGTCGACGACCACCGCCACCGCACCCTGCACGTTCTCCCGATCGGCCCGGGCCGCGGCTTTGGCCAGGCCCTTCTCGCGCAACCACTGCATGGCCGCCTCGAAGTCACCGTCGTTCTCGGTGAGCGCCTTCTTGGCGTCCATCATGCCGGCGCCGCTGGCCTGGCGCAGGGCCTGCACGTCCTTGGCCGTGAACTCGGGCATCGTCACTCCTCACTCGTGGCAGCCGCGACCTCGCCTGCCTGCTCGGCACCGGCGAGGACGGCCTCGGCGTTCTCTGGGGTCAGGCCGGGATCGGCGTGCTCCGGCTCTGGATCGGCGTTGGCCGCGGTGTTGGCCTGCGACTGCTCGCCGGCCTGGGCTGCGATCCTCGCTTCGCGCTCCTGCGCGGCCAGTGCCGCCTGGCGGCGGGCCTCAGCCTGCTGGGCGGCAACGGCCGCCTCCTCCTCCGGTGTGCGCTCCGGTGCCGGGCCCCCGGCTGGGCCACCCCGGCGGGAGGCGATGAAGCGACCCTCGATGACCGCGTCGGCCATGATCCGCGACATCAACGTGGACGAACGGATGGCGTCGTCGTTGCCGGGGATCACGTACTGGATCACGTCGGGGTCGCAGTTGGTATCGACGACCGCGACGATGGGGATGCCGAGCTTGTTGGCCTCGGTGACCGCGATGTCCTCCTTCTTCGTGTCGAGGATGAACACCGCGTCGGGCAGCCGTTCCATGTTCCGAATGCCGCCGAGGTTGCGCTCGAGCTTCTCGAGCTCCCGCGACAGCATCAGTGCTTCCTTCTTGGGCATGGCCTCGAACTCACCGGCGGCCCGCATCCGCTCGTAGTCCTTCATCTTGCCGACCCGCTTGGAGATCGTCTGGAAGTTGGTGAGCATGCCGCCGAGCCAACGCTCGTTGATGTAGGGCATGCCGCACTTCTCGGCGTAGGAGCGGACCGCGTCCTGTGCCTGCTTCTTGGTGCCCACGAACAGGATCGTGCCGCCATCGGCGACCAGGTCTCGCACGAACGAGTAGGCGATCTCGATGCGGGCGAGGGTCTGTTGCAGGTCGATGATGTAGATGCCGTTGCGCTCCCCGTAGATGAAGCGCTTCATCTTCGGGTTCCACCGGCGGGTCTGGTGGCCGAAGTGGACCCCGGCCTCCAGCAGTTGGCGCATGGTCACGAC is part of the Rhabdothermincola sediminis genome and harbors:
- the rpsB gene encoding 30S ribosomal protein S2 encodes the protein MAPVVTMRQLLEAGVHFGHQTRRWNPKMKRFIYGERNGIYIIDLQQTLARIEIAYSFVRDLVADGGTILFVGTKKQAQDAVRSYAEKCGMPYINERWLGGMLTNFQTISKRVGKMKDYERMRAAGEFEAMPKKEALMLSRELEKLERNLGGIRNMERLPDAVFILDTKKEDIAVTEANKLGIPIVAVVDTNCDPDVIQYVIPGNDDAIRSSTLMSRIMADAVIEGRFIASRRGGPAGGPAPERTPEEEAAVAAQQAEARRQAALAAQEREARIAAQAGEQSQANTAANADPEPEHADPGLTPENAEAVLAGAEQAGEVAAATSEE
- the dxr gene encoding 1-deoxy-D-xylulose-5-phosphate reductoisomerase — encoded protein: MTGVRVAVAGSTGSVGTQTLEVLAAEPDRFELTALGASGSRPNLLVEQALAFRPKVVAVADPSVAADLAERLPACDVRAGPDALASLAGEADVIVNGVVGFAGLPVTLAALEAGRRLALANKESLIAAGPVVQQARRTPGAELVPVDSEHGAIHQCLRANDNVARVARLVLTASGGPFRGRRREELASVTVEDALAHPTWNMGPKITVDSSTLMNKGLEVIEAYELFGTPAGPLGARVSLEEIEVVVHPQSIVHSMVEFTDATTIAQLSSPDMRLPIGYALAYPDRIVTPFGRLDWRRVTRLEFEPPDLDAFPCLRLAYEAARAGGTAPAWLNAANEVAVEAFLDRRLRWIDIPGLLESTLDRHDGARAGSVDDVVEADRRARQVARNLIGRSLPGPASPRTSEPT
- the pyrH gene encoding UMP kinase, coding for MAEPRWSRVLLKVSGEAFAGEGGYGIDGAVVQRVAREVAEVRADLGVEIAIVVGGGNIWRGMAGAGAGMDRAQADYMGMLATVINALALQDTLEQLGQPTRVQSAIHMAQVAEPYIRRRAIRHLEKGRVVIFAGGTGNPFFTTDTTAALRAVEIEAGVLLKGTHSGTDGIYTADPKLDPNAQRLDEVTYLDVLNQGLRAMDSTAITLCMDNQLPIVMFDLLGEGNVRAILEGRPVGTLVH
- a CDS encoding phosphatidate cytidylyltransferase; translated protein: MAPDSLFSRSNQESGGPEDPAEGVRIIDPDEAAEAVERGEAVRRKGQDQPRYGDRPESSPADITPALRFPLADRADATAIERPRVAPVEPRVAQGSQEPVLSVEPATGETELPHWTEPATGEVPRVVVGDGDDTEQERWSSFAAGAAAPRWRDEHEPWDETDHVSELAEVDTSVGALDTSERQSHEAFLTFDDLQVPEMPADRPRGSTDDPIRISSGQPRAATPDRPTSNRKPVSGRPPERGRGARTGELSSAGGAGRDVPQAVFVGLAIAVVALILFKLGPAATMILVEVVVVLAAVELFSALRRGGYRPATLLGLAAVVALPLAVYWRGEPAMPLVLFLTLVFSILWFLLGVGGSVRPVPNIGVTLLAVVYVGMFGAFSGLILDIPAEGVSILLVAVAGAVFYDVGGFFVGRQYGRTPLTTVSPNKTVEGLVGGLLACLLAVFVFAVLFGAGPFSAGQALVFGLFVAAAAPIGDLAESLFKRDLGLKDMGSVLPGHGGILDRFDGLLFVLPAAYYAARLLNLVPGL
- the frr gene encoding ribosome recycling factor, with amino-acid sequence MADVVLQETTEKMRKAVAHARGEFASIRTGRAAPALVEKIVVDYYGSEVPLQQLAGFQVPEARQLLITPYDKGAMGAIEKAIQSSDLGLTPSNDGVNIRLTFPPLTQERRKELVKVVKHMAEEGKVAIRNLRRAARHELEGLEKDGELSGDELARAEKELDKITHAQEAEIDKALEAKEHELLED
- the tsf gene encoding translation elongation factor Ts; the encoded protein is MPEFTAKDVQALRQASGAGMMDAKKALTENDGDFEAAMQWLREKGLAKAAARADRENVQGAVAVVVDGDVGAIVELKCETDFTAKSEGVTSLVGDLAELVVAKGEAAVSERASDLEDLKLSTKENVELGRVVRFEAAPGDILDSYLHIQDGRGVNAVLVELRGGSKELAHDIAVHIAFSKPPYLRRDEVPADEVEKERQALLEITKAEGKPEQAWPKIVEGRLNAWYKERVLLEQPFVRDEKKTIEDLLGDAELVRFAQVYIGG